A part of Neovison vison isolate M4711 chromosome 6, ASM_NN_V1, whole genome shotgun sequence genomic DNA contains:
- the LOC122910684 gene encoding C-C chemokine receptor type 2-like, with product MGDNGTFAQASYSVQPTSHSLFTSNIQAGNEEPTTNYDYDYSLPCVKVNVRQNVVGLLPPLYSLVFVFGFVGNMLVVLILIKCKKLKSMTDIYLLNLAISDLLFLLTIPFWAHYAVYGWLLGEVLCKSFTGLYHVGYFGGNFFIILLTIDRYLAIVHAVFALKARTVTFGVLTSGVTWAVAVFAALPGIVFGALEEQDGITFCSPQFPKAWKNFHTIMRSVLGLVLPLLVMVVCYSAILKTLLRCRNEKKRHKAVRLIFVIMIVYFLFWAPHNIVLLLSTFQESFNVSNCQSTSQMDQIMQVTETLGMTHCCVNPIIYAFVGEKFRRYLSVFFRKHIAKHLCKQCPVFYGEPTDRMSSTYTPSTGEQEVSVGL from the coding sequence ATGGGTGACAATGGCACGTTTGCCCAGGCCAGCTACAGCGTGCAGCCCACGTCGCATTCTCTGTTTACATCCAATATCCAGGCCGGCAATGAAGAACCCACCACCAATTATGACTATGATTACAGCTTGCCCTGTGTGAAGGTCAATGTGAGACAGAACGTAGTTGGGCTTCTGCCTCCGCTCTACTCGCTGGTGTTCGTCTTTGGTTTCGTGGGCAACATGCTGGTCGTCCTCATCCTCATCAAATGCAAAAAGCTGAAGAGCATGACTGACATCTACCTGCTCAACCTGGCCATCTCCGACCTGCTCTTCCTTCTCACCATCCCGTTCTGGGCCCACTATGCTGTGTACGGGTGGCTCTTGGGGGAGGTGTTGTGTAAGTCATTCACTGGGCTGTATCACGTTGGGTATTTTGGAGGAAACTTCTTCATCATCCTCTTGACCATCGACAGGTACCTGGCGATCGTCCATGCTGTGTTTGCGTTAAAGGCCAGGACGGTCACCTTTGGGGTGTTGACAAGTGGAGTCACCTGGGCGGTGGCCGTCTTCGCCGCTCTCCCCGGGATCGTCTTCGGGGCACTGGAAGAGCAAGATGGTATTACCTTTTGCAGCCCTCAATTTCCAAAAGCATGGAAGAATTTCCATACAATCATGAGGAGCGTCTTGGGCCTGGTCCTGCCCCTGCTCGTCATGGTCGTCTGCTACTCGGCCATCCTCAAGACCCTGCTTCGGTGCCGAAACGAAAAGAAGAGGCACAAGGCGGTGAGGCTCATTTTCGTGATCATGattgtttactttcttttctggGCTCCCCACAACATCGTGCTTCTCCTAAGCACTTTCCAGGAGTCCTTTAATGTGAGCAACTGTCAGAGCACCAGTCAGATGGACCAAATCATGCAGGTGACGGAGACCCTTGGGATGACGCACTGCTGCGTCAACCCCATCATCTACGCCTTCGTGGGAGAGAAGTTCAGAAGGTACCTCTCCGTGTTCTTCCGAAAGCACATCGCCAAACACCTCTGCAAACAATGCCCAGTCTTCTATGGGGAGCCCACAGATCGAATGAGTTCCACATACACACCTTCCACGGGGGAACAGGAGGTCTCAGTTGGCTTGTAG